From Triticum aestivum cultivar Chinese Spring chromosome 4A, IWGSC CS RefSeq v2.1, whole genome shotgun sequence, a single genomic window includes:
- the LOC123084433 gene encoding protein DETOXIFICATION 16-like, with translation MDHKQDTRISFAYYSLEWWAFETLVLLSGLLPNPQLETSVLSICLNTGILLFMIPSGLGYSVSTRVSNELGSGQPQAAKLATRVVVYIALFLGFVLTLGMTLLRHVWGYMYNNEQEVVAYIAKMLPVLGISFFIDGLHGSLSGVLTGCGKQKIGATVNLGAFYLAGIPMAVLLAFVFHLNGMGLWLGIVCGSLIKVLLFASVTWTIDWSMEVSREH, from the exons ATGGACCACAAGCAAGACACCCGGATTTCATTTGCATATTACAG CTTGGAGTGGTGGGCATTCGAAACACTTGTGCTGCTGTCTGGTCTTCTGCCCAACCCTCAGCTGGAGACTTCAGTGCTGTCAATTTG CCTTAACACTGGGATTCTTCTCTTCATGATACCATCTGGGCTTGGTTATTCTGTGAG CACGCGCGTTTCCAACGAACTTGGTTCTGGACAGCCTCAGGCAGCAAAGTTGGCAACGAGGGTAGTCGTGTACATCGCCTTGTTCTTAGGCTTCGTCCTGACCTTGGGCATGACCCTGCTACGCCACGTTTGGGGGTACATGTACAACAACGAGCAAGAGGTCGTGGCATACATTGCCAAGATGCTGCCAGTTCTTGGGATATCTTTCTTCATAGACGGCCTTCACGGATCTCTCTCGGGTGTGCTCACGGGCTGCGGCAAGCAAAAGATCGGCGCCACGGTGAACCTCGGCGCGTTCTACCTGGCAGGCATCCCTATGGCGGTGCTGCTAGCATTTGTCTTCCATCTCAATGGAATG GGCCTTTGGCTCGGCATCGTCTGTGGCAGCCTCATCAAAGTGCTCTTGTTTGCATCTGTCACATGGACCATAGACTGGAGCATGGAAGTAAGTAGAGAACACTGA